From a single Nitrogeniibacter mangrovi genomic region:
- a CDS encoding SlyX family protein: MNKPTSSLPGTAGRALFLAMVSVGLCTPARADETDSARLIEQLRRQVAEQREQIDAMRKTMAEQQGRLAEIRQALGLDQLGTLRGAGQPGAGAPPRVAQAAPAAPVGQRPSEAKTEAENPPVAQIFSQPGILTQPGKYVLEPSLQYSYSSSNRVALVGYTVIPALTIGLIDVREVKSHIWTAALTGRMGLTNRLELEGKIPWVYRNDDSISRPIATPASNDEVFNTSGRGLGDIEFTARYQFNDGGADTPYYIGSLRFKSRTGSDQFDTTTVAIPGFQGLGLPKELPTGSGFYSLQPGLTFLFPSDPVVFFGGLNYQYSFKRNDINVKQDDGQGNITVTHFDSVQPGGVFGFNFGMGLALNDKSSFSIGYEHATVGRTRLNGRSDPLSVRVDLGTLLLGYAYRLSPKQSINVALGIGVTNDTPDVQLTLRAPMNF; this comes from the coding sequence ATGAACAAACCGACTTCATCCTTACCCGGCACCGCCGGCCGGGCGCTGTTCCTGGCCATGGTGTCCGTCGGCCTGTGCACGCCCGCGCGGGCCGACGAGACCGATTCGGCCCGGCTCATCGAGCAGCTGCGTCGCCAGGTGGCCGAGCAGCGCGAGCAGATCGACGCCATGCGCAAGACCATGGCCGAGCAGCAGGGCCGTCTGGCGGAGATCCGCCAGGCCCTCGGCCTCGACCAGCTGGGCACCCTGCGCGGCGCCGGCCAGCCCGGCGCGGGCGCCCCCCCGCGCGTGGCCCAGGCCGCGCCGGCCGCCCCGGTCGGCCAGCGCCCATCGGAAGCCAAGACGGAGGCGGAGAACCCCCCGGTGGCGCAGATCTTCAGCCAGCCCGGCATCCTCACCCAGCCGGGCAAGTACGTCCTCGAACCGTCGCTGCAGTATTCCTACTCGTCCTCCAACCGGGTGGCGCTGGTCGGCTACACCGTCATCCCCGCGCTCACCATCGGCCTGATCGACGTGCGCGAGGTCAAGAGCCACATCTGGACCGCGGCCCTCACCGGGCGCATGGGCCTGACCAACCGCCTCGAGCTGGAGGGCAAGATCCCCTGGGTGTATCGCAACGACGACAGCATCAGCCGCCCCATCGCCACCCCGGCGAGCAACGACGAGGTGTTCAACACCAGCGGCCGGGGCCTGGGCGACATCGAGTTCACCGCCCGCTACCAGTTCAACGACGGCGGCGCCGACACGCCCTACTACATCGGCTCGCTGCGCTTCAAGAGCCGCACCGGTTCGGACCAGTTCGACACCACCACGGTGGCCATCCCCGGCTTCCAGGGCCTCGGCCTGCCCAAGGAGCTGCCCACCGGCTCGGGCTTCTATTCGCTGCAGCCGGGGCTGACCTTCCTGTTCCCGTCCGACCCGGTGGTGTTCTTCGGCGGGCTCAACTACCAGTACAGCTTCAAGCGCAACGACATCAACGTGAAGCAGGACGACGGCCAGGGCAACATCACCGTCACCCACTTTGACTCGGTGCAGCCCGGCGGGGTGTTCGGCTTCAACTTCGGCATGGGGCTGGCGCTCAACGACAAGTCGTCCTTCAGCATCGGCTACGAGCACGCCACGGTCGGCCGCACCCGGCTCAACGGGCGCTCCGATCCGCTCTCGGTGCGGGTCGATCTGGGCACCCTGCTGCTGGGCTATGCCTACCGCCTGTCGCCGAAGCAGTCCATCAACGTGGCCCTGGGCATCGGCGTCACCAACGACACCCCGGACGTGCAACTGACCCTGCGCGCGCCGATGAACTTCTGA
- a CDS encoding sigma-54 dependent transcriptional regulator, whose translation MSLRDALIYDARGQVLRELAAQGFDDWQFHRAATPAEAVALHERGGCRVGIAVFDQALDPIPDPLARLVAEAEVEWVALASPEALMHPVLGPFIVHTFHDYHTLPLDPPRLRVTLGHAHGKAERRHQMRDASLRSSGRFGMTGRSPAMQRLYRQLDKVVGADAPVLLSGESGTGKELVARAIHDYSARADGPFVAMNCAAIPASLIQSELFGHEKGAFTGALQRKIGNIEASDRGVLFLDEIGDLSLELQANLLRFLQEMNVVRLGATRHVDVDTRVVAATHVDLHSAVAHEQFRADLFYRLDVVHLHLPPLRERVEDIALLAHTIFDKYATQHPTPVRGFSDEAVQAMEAHLWPGNVRELINRVRHAMIMSEHRLILPEDLGLAAPVDTPPVMTLQRARTHLDRDMIERSLRQNHCNVSQSARQLGISRVTLYRLMNRLNINP comes from the coding sequence ATGTCGCTACGGGATGCATTGATCTACGATGCGCGCGGGCAGGTATTGCGCGAGCTCGCGGCGCAGGGCTTCGACGACTGGCAGTTCCACCGTGCCGCCACGCCCGCCGAGGCGGTCGCGTTGCACGAACGCGGCGGGTGCCGGGTCGGCATCGCGGTGTTCGACCAAGCGCTCGACCCCATTCCCGACCCCTTGGCCAGGCTGGTGGCCGAGGCGGAGGTCGAGTGGGTTGCCCTGGCCAGCCCGGAAGCGCTGATGCACCCGGTACTCGGCCCTTTCATCGTCCACACCTTCCACGACTACCACACCCTGCCACTCGATCCGCCGCGCCTGCGCGTCACCCTCGGTCACGCCCATGGAAAGGCCGAACGCCGGCACCAGATGCGCGATGCCAGCCTGCGCAGTTCGGGCCGTTTCGGCATGACCGGGCGCAGCCCGGCCATGCAGCGCCTCTACCGGCAACTCGACAAGGTCGTCGGGGCGGACGCCCCGGTGCTGCTCAGCGGCGAATCGGGCACCGGAAAGGAACTGGTGGCGCGGGCGATCCACGACTATTCGGCGCGCGCCGACGGCCCTTTCGTGGCCATGAACTGCGCCGCCATCCCCGCCAGCCTCATCCAGTCGGAGCTGTTCGGTCACGAGAAGGGCGCGTTCACCGGCGCCCTGCAACGCAAGATCGGCAACATCGAGGCCTCTGACCGCGGCGTGCTGTTTCTCGACGAGATCGGCGACCTGTCGCTGGAGCTGCAGGCCAACCTGCTGCGCTTCCTGCAGGAGATGAACGTGGTGCGCCTCGGCGCCACCCGCCATGTGGACGTGGACACCCGGGTGGTGGCCGCCACCCACGTGGACCTGCACAGCGCCGTGGCACACGAGCAGTTCCGCGCCGACCTGTTCTACCGCCTCGACGTGGTGCACCTGCACCTGCCGCCGCTGCGCGAGCGTGTCGAGGACATCGCCCTGCTCGCCCACACCATCTTCGACAAGTACGCCACCCAGCATCCGACACCGGTGCGCGGCTTCAGCGACGAAGCGGTGCAGGCCATGGAAGCGCACCTGTGGCCGGGCAACGTGCGCGAGCTCATCAATCGGGTGCGCCACGCCATGATCATGAGCGAGCACCGCCTGATCCTGCCCGAGGACCTGGGTCTGGCGGCGCCGGTCGACACGCCACCGGTCATGACCCTGCAGCGGGCGCGCACCCATCTGGACCGCGACATGATCGAGCGCAGCCTGCGCCAGAACCACTGCAACGTCTCGCAGTCCGCGCGCCAGCTCGGGATCTCGCGGGTCACCCTGTACCGCCTCATGAACCGCCTCAACATCAACCCGTAA
- a CDS encoding L,D-transpeptidase family protein, which yields MTERNTAAHILLEARRARAAVRRPAGGARLLLWLLVTGLALVAATVRADPLNEALRERVELLRRGRAIAVAGGLVSADGAVTRLYEARGFRPAWTSPERRQALLRAVEASADDGLEPADYQNAALRAAAAAPADDARTIADRDLLFTAALLRLAAHVHTGKVDPARLDPDWGFARRTDGDDLAALEALVDAPDLAQALRQWAPRLDAYVGLRTALARYRRIAADGGWPSLPDGPTLRPDTVDARVAILRDRLAITDDAPTVAGPDAERFDAALREALVRFQRRHGLETDGLAGRRTRAALNVDVRRRIDQIRVNLERLRWLAPELAGDQLQVDVAAFAASLRLDGHVVWSSRAIVGRPDRPTPSFGATLRYLVLNPEWVVPPTILRQDMLPRIIAQPAYLAEHALHLEDFAGQPVDPQSIEWARYRHDGFPFQLVQPPGPDNPVGRIKFVFPNPYSVYLHDTPAKALFDKPERAFSSGCIRLQRPLELALALLDDPIRWPTEALEAAITTGQTRTLTVPRQVPVRVLYLTATANADGQVDFRRDIYARDPAVLAALQRPIATPTHGHR from the coding sequence ATGACTGAAAGAAACACGGCAGCGCACATCCTACTAGAGGCCCGCCGGGCGCGCGCGGCAGTCCGTCGGCCCGCTGGCGGCGCTCGTCTGCTGCTGTGGCTGCTCGTCACCGGCCTTGCGCTGGTGGCCGCCACAGTGCGGGCCGATCCGCTGAATGAAGCGCTGCGCGAGCGGGTCGAGCTGCTGCGGCGCGGCCGCGCCATTGCCGTGGCGGGCGGCCTGGTCAGCGCCGACGGCGCGGTCACCCGGCTCTACGAGGCGCGCGGATTTCGCCCCGCGTGGACCTCGCCGGAGCGGCGTCAGGCGCTGTTGCGGGCGGTCGAGGCCAGCGCCGACGACGGCCTCGAGCCGGCCGACTACCAGAACGCCGCGCTGCGAGCGGCCGCCGCCGCGCCGGCCGACGATGCCCGCACCATCGCCGACCGCGATCTGCTGTTCACCGCCGCGCTGCTACGCCTGGCCGCCCACGTGCACACGGGCAAGGTCGATCCGGCCCGGCTCGATCCCGACTGGGGCTTCGCCCGGCGCACCGATGGCGACGATCTGGCGGCGCTGGAGGCGCTCGTCGACGCCCCCGATCTGGCGCAGGCCCTCAGGCAATGGGCACCCCGGCTCGACGCCTACGTCGGTCTGCGCACCGCGCTGGCCCGCTACCGCCGCATCGCCGCGGACGGCGGCTGGCCGTCCCTGCCCGACGGACCGACCCTGCGCCCGGACACGGTCGATGCCCGGGTGGCGATCCTGCGCGACCGCCTCGCGATCACCGACGACGCGCCTACGGTCGCCGGCCCCGATGCCGAGCGCTTCGACGCGGCGCTGCGCGAGGCGCTCGTGCGCTTCCAGCGGCGCCACGGCCTGGAAACCGACGGCCTCGCGGGCCGTCGCACCCGCGCCGCCCTCAATGTGGACGTGCGCCGGCGCATCGACCAGATCCGGGTGAACCTGGAGCGGCTGCGCTGGCTCGCGCCCGAACTGGCCGGCGACCAGTTGCAGGTGGACGTGGCCGCCTTCGCGGCCAGCCTGCGCTTGGACGGGCACGTGGTCTGGTCCTCGCGCGCCATCGTCGGCCGCCCCGACCGGCCGACACCGAGCTTCGGCGCCACCCTGCGCTATCTGGTGCTCAACCCCGAATGGGTGGTGCCGCCCACCATCCTGCGCCAGGACATGCTGCCGCGGATCATCGCGCAGCCCGCCTATCTGGCCGAGCACGCCTTGCATCTGGAGGATTTCGCCGGCCAGCCGGTGGATCCGCAATCCATCGAATGGGCGCGCTACCGGCACGACGGCTTTCCGTTCCAGCTCGTTCAGCCTCCAGGCCCGGACAACCCGGTCGGGCGCATCAAGTTCGTCTTCCCCAACCCCTACTCGGTGTACCTCCACGACACCCCGGCCAAGGCCCTGTTCGACAAGCCGGAACGGGCCTTCAGCTCCGGCTGCATCCGCCTGCAGCGCCCCCTCGAGCTGGCGCTGGCGCTGCTCGACGACCCCATCCGGTGGCCCACCGAAGCGCTGGAGGCGGCCATCACCACGGGCCAGACCCGCACGCTGACGGTGCCACGGCAGGTGCCGGTGCGGGTGCTCTATCTCACCGCCACCGCGAACGCCGACGGGCAGGTCGACTTCCGCCGCGACATCTACGCGCGCGACCCGGCGGTGCTGGCGGCGCTACAGCGCCCCATCGCCACCCCGACGCACGGGCACCGGTAA
- a CDS encoding YcbK family protein codes for MPKLPHARPCPTRRRLIQTLGGLSLGLGLGNAWGRTEPCRLSFHHLHTGERLSTVYRVDGRYQREALTRIAWLLRDFRTGKTHPMDPQLLDILHALSLRCEGETFEVISGYRAPATNAMLARTTSGVARHSLHMEGRAIDVRLTGRATAQLRDAALALRRGGVGFYPDSDFVHLDTGRVRAWGPRGA; via the coding sequence ATGCCAAAACTGCCTCATGCGCGCCCGTGCCCGACCCGCCGCCGCCTCATCCAGACCCTCGGCGGCTTGTCCCTCGGCCTCGGCCTCGGCAACGCCTGGGGCCGGACCGAGCCGTGCCGGCTCTCCTTCCACCACCTGCATACCGGCGAACGGCTCAGCACCGTGTATCGGGTCGATGGCCGCTACCAGCGCGAGGCACTGACGCGGATCGCCTGGTTGCTGCGAGACTTCCGCACCGGCAAGACCCACCCCATGGACCCGCAGCTGCTGGACATTCTGCATGCCTTGAGCCTGCGCTGCGAGGGCGAGACCTTCGAAGTGATTTCAGGCTATCGCGCGCCGGCCACCAACGCCATGCTCGCCCGCACTACCTCGGGCGTGGCCAGACACAGTCTGCACATGGAAGGGCGGGCCATCGACGTACGCCTGACGGGCCGCGCGACAGCGCAGTTGCGCGACGCCGCCCTGGCGCTGCGCCGCGGCGGCGTCGGCTTCTACCCGGACTCGGATTTCGTCCATCTGGACACCGGCCGGGTGCGCGCCTGGGGGCCGCGAGGCGCCTGA
- a CDS encoding BCAM0308 family protein produces the protein MKRHDLVWRPIRRDELRTEFIHDPYRARLKYSDGTRCPDCGAHFDRGRWHWRDEPATQEALCPACHRIRDHLPAGYVTISGEFAHAHRDEIVRLIRHHETREKAEHPLNRIIALEARNGELAITTTDVHLARNLGEALHDAYQGDLDYHYNDAEYLLRVNWSR, from the coding sequence GTGAAGCGACATGATCTTGTCTGGCGCCCGATCCGGCGCGACGAGCTGCGTACCGAGTTCATCCACGACCCGTATCGGGCGCGCCTCAAATACAGTGATGGCACGCGCTGCCCGGACTGCGGCGCCCACTTCGACCGGGGGCGCTGGCACTGGCGCGACGAGCCGGCCACGCAGGAAGCGCTGTGCCCCGCCTGCCACCGCATCCGCGATCATCTGCCGGCCGGCTACGTGACGATCTCGGGTGAGTTCGCCCACGCGCACCGCGACGAGATCGTCCGCCTGATCCGCCACCACGAGACCCGCGAGAAGGCGGAACACCCGCTCAACCGGATCATCGCCCTCGAGGCGCGCAACGGCGAACTGGCGATCACCACGACCGACGTTCACCTCGCCCGCAACCTCGGTGAGGCGCTGCACGACGCCTATCAGGGCGATCTGGATTATCACTACAACGACGCGGAATACCTGCTGCGGGTGAACTGGTCGCGCTGA
- a CDS encoding alpha/beta fold hydrolase, which produces MNDMIDIRGAMLEVAHWPSDAPRGDAPPILMLHEGLGSLGLWRDFPQRVAEASGCDVYAYSRIGYGRSDPFRAPRTPAYLHEQAQVDLPAVVAALGLERPVLFGHSDGGSIALIAAGSTDLALAGVVVMAPHVRVEAVTLRGIEAAARQWACSDWPQRLARHHRDAPAVFAAWRDTWLAPDFRDWNIEHLLPAIACPVLAIQGEDDEYGTMAQIDRIAAAAPEARLLKLPGCGHVPHRDCPDQVLDAVAGFVATL; this is translated from the coding sequence ATGAACGACATGATCGACATCCGCGGCGCCATGCTCGAGGTCGCGCACTGGCCGAGCGACGCGCCCCGGGGTGACGCCCCGCCCATCCTGATGCTGCACGAGGGCCTCGGCTCGCTCGGCCTGTGGCGCGATTTTCCACAGCGCGTGGCCGAGGCCAGCGGCTGTGACGTCTATGCCTATTCACGCATCGGCTACGGCCGCTCCGACCCCTTCCGTGCGCCACGGACGCCGGCCTATCTGCATGAGCAGGCGCAGGTCGATCTGCCCGCCGTGGTGGCCGCGCTCGGCCTCGAGCGGCCGGTGCTGTTCGGCCACAGCGATGGCGGATCGATCGCACTGATCGCCGCCGGGAGCACCGACCTGGCGCTGGCCGGCGTGGTCGTGATGGCGCCGCACGTGAGGGTCGAGGCGGTGACGCTGCGCGGCATCGAGGCGGCCGCGCGGCAGTGGGCGTGCAGCGACTGGCCGCAACGGCTGGCGCGCCATCACCGCGATGCGCCGGCGGTGTTCGCGGCCTGGCGCGACACCTGGCTGGCGCCGGATTTTCGCGACTGGAACATCGAACATCTTTTGCCCGCGATTGCGTGCCCGGTGCTCGCCATTCAGGGCGAGGACGACGAATACGGCACCATGGCGCAGATCGACCGCATCGCGGCGGCGGCGCCGGAGGCGCGGCTGCTCAAGCTGCCCGGGTGTGGCCATGTGCCGCATCGGGATTGCCCCGATCAGGTGCTCGACGCGGTGGCCGGTTTCGTCGCCACCCTGTAG
- a CDS encoding Bax inhibitor-1/YccA family protein produces the protein MNRTSPFPGQVGQVRQQSVLATNKVIRNTYVLLSMTLLFSAVTAGASMVMNLPYPGPIITLVGYFGLLFLTTRLRNSGWGILSVFALTGFMGYTLGPILNFYAHMPNGGQTVMTAMGLTGAIFLGLSGYALTTRKNFSFMGGFLTVGILVAFLAGLGALFFSIPALSLTVSAAFVLLMSGLILYETSNIIHGGETNYIMATVSLYVSLFNLFTSLLHLLGALNDD, from the coding sequence ATGAACCGAACTTCGCCGTTCCCCGGTCAGGTAGGTCAGGTCCGGCAACAGTCGGTGCTGGCCACCAACAAGGTCATCCGCAACACCTACGTGCTGCTGTCCATGACGCTGCTGTTCTCCGCCGTCACGGCGGGCGCGTCCATGGTCATGAACCTGCCCTACCCCGGTCCGATCATCACCCTGGTCGGCTACTTCGGGCTGCTGTTCCTGACCACCCGGCTGCGCAACAGTGGCTGGGGCATCCTGTCCGTGTTCGCCCTCACCGGCTTCATGGGCTACACCCTGGGCCCGATCCTGAACTTCTATGCCCACATGCCCAACGGCGGGCAGACGGTGATGACCGCCATGGGCCTGACCGGCGCCATCTTCCTGGGCCTGTCCGGCTATGCGCTCACCACCCGGAAGAACTTCTCCTTCATGGGCGGCTTCCTGACGGTGGGCATCCTGGTGGCCTTCCTGGCCGGCCTGGGCGCGCTGTTCTTCAGCATCCCGGCCCTGTCGCTGACCGTCTCGGCGGCCTTCGTGCTGCTGATGTCGGGTCTCATCCTCTACGAGACCTCCAACATCATCCACGGCGGCGAGACCAACTACATCATGGCCACGGTGAGCCTGTACGTGTCGCTGTTCAACCTCTTCACCAGCCTGCTGCACCTGCTCGGTGCCTTGAACGACGACTGA
- the nhaR gene encoding transcriptional activator NhaR encodes MAALNFKHLRYFWMVAKAGSVARASEQLHLTPQSVSGQIGEFESRLGVSLFKRVGRRLELTEAGERALRYAEEIFALGDELVDVLHDSAQHPVLPLRVGIADSVPKQVAYRLVAPALELDTPVRLICREGRLAALLAELSIHRLDLVIADRPMPGNLNVRGYSHPLGESALAVLGAPALADGAADFPQLLDDAPFLLPGEDVGVRASLLKWFESQRIRPRIVGEFDDSALMTAFARAGAGFFAVPEAVMRDVMEQTGARPVGRLPEVAEQLYAITAERRSTHPGIVAIRAAAASAGFGPARPIP; translated from the coding sequence ATGGCCGCGCTCAACTTCAAGCATCTGCGCTACTTCTGGATGGTGGCCAAGGCGGGCAGCGTCGCGCGGGCGAGCGAGCAACTGCACCTGACGCCGCAGTCGGTGAGCGGGCAGATCGGCGAGTTCGAGTCGCGGCTGGGGGTGTCGCTGTTCAAGCGCGTCGGCCGGCGCCTGGAGCTGACCGAGGCCGGTGAGCGCGCCCTGCGCTACGCCGAGGAGATCTTCGCCCTCGGCGACGAGCTGGTCGACGTCCTCCACGATTCGGCCCAGCACCCGGTGTTGCCGTTGCGGGTGGGCATCGCCGACTCGGTGCCCAAGCAGGTGGCCTACCGCCTGGTTGCCCCGGCGCTGGAACTGGACACGCCGGTGCGCCTCATCTGCCGCGAGGGCCGCCTGGCCGCGCTGCTCGCCGAGCTGTCCATCCACCGGCTCGACCTGGTGATCGCCGACCGGCCCATGCCCGGCAACCTGAATGTGCGCGGCTATTCCCACCCGCTCGGCGAGAGCGCCCTGGCGGTGCTCGGCGCGCCCGCGCTGGCCGACGGCGCGGCGGACTTTCCGCAGTTGCTCGACGACGCCCCCTTCCTGCTGCCGGGCGAGGATGTGGGGGTGCGTGCGTCCCTGCTCAAATGGTTCGAGAGCCAGCGGATCCGCCCGCGCATTGTGGGAGAATTCGACGACAGCGCGTTGATGACCGCCTTCGCCCGGGCCGGCGCCGGCTTCTTCGCCGTGCCCGAGGCGGTGATGCGCGACGTGATGGAGCAGACCGGCGCGCGCCCGGTGGGGCGCCTGCCCGAGGTGGCCGAGCAGCTGTACGCGATCACCGCCGAGCGCCGTTCGACGCACCCGGGCATCGTCGCCATCCGCGCCGCCGCCGCGTCGGCCGGCTTCGGCCCGGCGCGCCCGATACCCTGA